The DNA window CTCCACTTGTCGCCGACCACCTCCAGCGTGAGATTGATCGGGCAGCCGGACCGCTGAACCTCGGTCATCCTATCCTCCGGTTCTGCCCACGGCGCAGGACCAAAAAACCGCTTGCAATATTGCACCAGTTGTCTCAGATTGCAACTGGTTGCAAATTACAATCAGTATGAAGCGCGGCAGCGCAATGCGCTCCGGCACATCAGGGAGGTCGCATGTCACTGACGTTGCATTTTCATCCGCTTTCGTCGTTCTGCTGGAAGGCGCTGATCGCCTTGTATGAGAACGACACGGCGTTCACGCCGAAGATGGTCAATCTCGGCGACGAGGCCGAGCGTGCGGCGCTGTTGAAACTGTGGCCGATCGGCAAGTTTCCCGTGCTTCGGGACGACGCCGAGGATCGCACGATCCCGGAGTCCAGCATCATCATCGAATATCTCGACGATCGCTATCCGGGTCCGACCCGCTTCATTCCGCGAGATGCGAAATTGGCACTGCAGACGCGGCTGCGTGACCGTTTTTACGATCTGTACGTGCACTTGTCGGTGCAGAAGATCGTCGGTGACCGCCTGCGACCGGCGGGAGCGAAAGATCCGCACGGCGTTGAAGAAGCCAAGGCGCGGCTATGGTCGTGCTACGGCATGATCGACAAGGAGATCGCCAGCAGGAACTGGGCGATGGGAGAGGCTTTCAGCATGGCCGATTGCGCCGCGTCGCCAGCGCTGTTCTACGCCGACAAGGTGTTGCCGTTCGGCGATGCGCACAAGAACGTGACGGCGTATCTGGATCGCCTGAAGGCGCGGCCGGCCTTTGCGCGCGTGATCAGGGAAGCCGAACCTTATTTTAGCATGTTCCCGCGAGGAGACGTGACATGAGCGGCAGCAAATCCGACATCATCCGCGCCCTCTTCGCCGCCTATCTCGCCAACGACCGCAAGACGGTCGAGGATTTCTTCACGGATGATTTCCGCTTTACCAGTCCCTATGACGACGAGATCGACAGGGCCACTTACTTCGCGCGCTGCTGGCGGATCAGCGACTGGATCGAACGGCATCAGCTCGAACGGATCTTCGTCGAGGGCAGCGGGGTCTTTGTGACCTACCGGTGCCTGGCCAAGGACGGCAAGAGCTTTCGGAATACCGAGTTCTTCACGTTCGAAGGCGACAGGATCAGGCGCATCGATGTTTATTTCGGTGCTACCTACCGCCACGGTGTGTTCGTCAAACAATCACAATAAAGTTTGATTGGAATGTCGGCTCAGCGCGATCTGGTTCGTCGTCCTGCAGGGATCATGATTGGCTATCTCTGAAAAGGAGCAAGGGATGAGCGTCACAGGAGCCGGCGGACTTTCGGAAACGCGCCTCAAGCGCATGCACGACATCATGGCCGGCCACGTCGAAGCGGGCGAGATGCCGGGTCTGGTGACGTTGGTCAGCCGGCGCGGCGAGATTCACGCCGATGCGATCGGCAAAATGGCGATCGGTGGCGCGCCGATGCAACGCGACACCATCTTCCGCATCACCTCCATGACCAAGCCGGTGACGGCAGTCGCGGCGATGATCCTGGTCGAGGAATGCAAATTGCGCCTCGACGATCCCGTCGATCCATGGTTGCCGGAGCTTGCTGATCGCAAGGTGTTGCGCGCGATCGATGCGGCGCTCGACGACACCGTGCCGGCCAAACGCGCGATCACCTTGCGCGATTTGCTGACGTTCCGCCTGGGCCTCGGCATGCTCATGGTGTTTCCGGACCGCTATCCGATCCAGAAAGCCATTGCCGAGGCGGGCTTCGCGCCGGGGCCGGTGTTTCCGTCGTTTCAGCCCGATGAGTTGATGAGGTGTTATGGCAGCCTGCCGTTGCTCTATCAGCCCGGCGAGCGCTGGCTCTACAACAGCGGAACGGAAATCCTTGGCGTGTTGATCGCGCGCGCGTCCGGTGCGACGTTAGGCGAATTCACGAGCGAGCGCATCTTCGCGCCGCTGGGCATGAAGGACACGGCGTTCAGCGTGCCGGAGGCCAAGCGTGAGCGGTTTGCAACCAGCTATATGCGCGATCACGCGACGCAGGAACTGAAAGTGTTCGATGATCCCGTCACCGGTAAATTCGCCAATCCGCCGCTCTTTGAAAATGGCAGTGCCGGCCTGGTCTCGACCGCCGGCGACTTCAACGCGTTCGCGCAGATGATGCTGAACGGAGGCCGCTTCAGAGGCGAACGCATTCTGTCGCGGCCGTCGATCGAGCTGATGACATCAAACCAGATCACCTCGGAACAGAAATTGGGCTCGGAATTGTTTTTCGGTGACATCAGGGGATGGGGCATGGGCCTTTCCGTCTTCACCGGGCGGGACGACCTCTGCACGACGCCGGGCCGGTTCGGCTGGGACGGCGGCTACGGCACCTCCTGGTATTCCGACCCGCGCGAACAACTCACCGGCATCCTGTTGACGCAGCGGATGATGGATTCGCCGCAGCCTCCGCGCGCCTTTGCCGATTTCTGGACCTTGGCCTATCAGGCCATCGACGATTGAGGGCGCGGCAAACGCCATGCAATTACCTCGGAAATAATTCCGCGACCGATGTCGGTCCCGCAAAACCCCATTCGTCTTGTTGATGAGCGTCGGTTCACAGCCGGCCCGGACCTCGAAAAGCAAACGGAGAGTGACGATGCGATTCATGGTGATTGTGAAAGCCAGCAAGGATAGCGAGGCCGGCGCGATGCCGAGTACGGAATTGCTGACCGCGATGGGCAAGTTCAACGAGGAAATGGTGAAAGCCGGCGTGATGCAGGCGGGCGAAGGCCTGCATCCGACCTCGCGGGGCGCGCGGGTCAGATATTCCGGTGGGCAGAGCGCGGTGAGCCGTGGGCCGTTCAGCCTGACCAATGATCTGGTCTCCGGCTTCTGGATGATCCAGACCAAATCGCTCGAGGAGGCGATCGACTGGATGAAGCGCACGCCGTTCGATGGCGGGGCCGAAATCGAAATCCGGCAGGTTTTCTCGGCAGAGGATTTCGGCGAAGCGCTGACGCCCGAGCTGCGCGAGCAGGAGGCGCGGCTCCGCGCCCAGACTGCGAAGAAATAACGCGAAGAATAACCGGCCCCCAACCATCTGCAAACAGGACCAGACGACGATGCGATTCATGATGCTGATGATTCCAAGAGGCTATGAGACGGCGGAGGCGGGCACCATGCCTTCCGCGGAAGCGGTCGCCGCCATGATGAAATATAACGAGGCATTGAAGGACGCGGGCGTCCTGATCACGCTCGACGGCCTGCATCCGCCATCCATGGGCGCGCGGGTTTCGTTTGCCGATGGCAAGCCCCTCGTGACCGACGGCCCCTTTACCGAGGCCAAGGAGGTGCTCGGCGGTTACTGGATGATCGACGTGTCGTCACGCGACGAGGCGATCGCCTGGGCGAAGCGGTGTCCGGCCTCCAACAACGAGATCATTGAAATCCGCCAGGTGCAGGAAATGTCGGAATTCCCTCCCGACGTTCAGAAGGCGGCGGCCGGGTTCACCGAACTGCAGGGTAATTCCACGGCGCGCTAATCATGACGGGTTCCCGCCGCCTGACGTGGCGATGCTAGTGACCTTTGCGGCCGGCTCATGTAAAAGCCATTTACATGAGCTGGAGCAAAGATCCGGGCCGCGCCGAGCGCGGCTACCATCACGGCAATCTGAAAGAGGCGCTGCTACAGGCAGCACTCGATCTGATCGCGAAGAAGGGCCCCGCCGGGTTCACCTTCGCGGACGCCGCGCGGCTGGCCGGCGTCAGCCCAGCGGCACCTTACCGGCATTTTCGCGATCGCGACGAGTTGTTGTCGAGTATCGCGCAGCGCGGCTTCGAACAGTTCGAGGCGATGCTGACCAGCGCCTGGGATGACGGGCGTCCGGACACCGTCACGGCGTTCGAGCGGGTCGGCAAGGCCTATCTCGCTTTCGCCCGCGAAGAGCCGGCGTTCTATTCGGCGATGTTCGAATCCGGGCTTCCTGTCGACCTTAATCCGGCGCTGCTTGCAGCGAGTGAGCGCGCGTTCGCGGTGATCCGGGCAGCGGCGGAGCGCCTCGCTGCGCTGGCGCCACCCGGCACGCCGCGGCCGCCGGCCATGATGATGGCGCTGCACATCTGGTCGATGTCGCATGGCGTGGCGTCGCTGTTCGCGCGCGGCGATGCGGCGCGACGCAAGCTGCCGATGTCGGCGGAGGATCTGCTCGAAGCCGAGGTGTTGATCTATCTGCGCGGTCTCGGCTTCCAGACCGGCGGCAGAACGGCCGAGCCAAAAGACCCGGCCGATCAAAAATCCGCCGCTGCTCCTGTTGCGGGCCCTTGGGGCACCCCAAAATAAATCTGAAAA is part of the Bradyrhizobium canariense genome and encodes:
- a CDS encoding glutathione S-transferase family protein, which translates into the protein MSLTLHFHPLSSFCWKALIALYENDTAFTPKMVNLGDEAERAALLKLWPIGKFPVLRDDAEDRTIPESSIIIEYLDDRYPGPTRFIPRDAKLALQTRLRDRFYDLYVHLSVQKIVGDRLRPAGAKDPHGVEEAKARLWSCYGMIDKEIASRNWAMGEAFSMADCAASPALFYADKVLPFGDAHKNVTAYLDRLKARPAFARVIREAEPYFSMFPRGDVT
- a CDS encoding nuclear transport factor 2 family protein encodes the protein MSGSKSDIIRALFAAYLANDRKTVEDFFTDDFRFTSPYDDEIDRATYFARCWRISDWIERHQLERIFVEGSGVFVTYRCLAKDGKSFRNTEFFTFEGDRIRRIDVYFGATYRHGVFVKQSQ
- a CDS encoding serine hydrolase domain-containing protein, with translation MSVTGAGGLSETRLKRMHDIMAGHVEAGEMPGLVTLVSRRGEIHADAIGKMAIGGAPMQRDTIFRITSMTKPVTAVAAMILVEECKLRLDDPVDPWLPELADRKVLRAIDAALDDTVPAKRAITLRDLLTFRLGLGMLMVFPDRYPIQKAIAEAGFAPGPVFPSFQPDELMRCYGSLPLLYQPGERWLYNSGTEILGVLIARASGATLGEFTSERIFAPLGMKDTAFSVPEAKRERFATSYMRDHATQELKVFDDPVTGKFANPPLFENGSAGLVSTAGDFNAFAQMMLNGGRFRGERILSRPSIELMTSNQITSEQKLGSELFFGDIRGWGMGLSVFTGRDDLCTTPGRFGWDGGYGTSWYSDPREQLTGILLTQRMMDSPQPPRAFADFWTLAYQAIDD
- a CDS encoding YciI family protein, producing MRFMVIVKASKDSEAGAMPSTELLTAMGKFNEEMVKAGVMQAGEGLHPTSRGARVRYSGGQSAVSRGPFSLTNDLVSGFWMIQTKSLEEAIDWMKRTPFDGGAEIEIRQVFSAEDFGEALTPELREQEARLRAQTAKK
- a CDS encoding YciI family protein, with amino-acid sequence MRFMMLMIPRGYETAEAGTMPSAEAVAAMMKYNEALKDAGVLITLDGLHPPSMGARVSFADGKPLVTDGPFTEAKEVLGGYWMIDVSSRDEAIAWAKRCPASNNEIIEIRQVQEMSEFPPDVQKAAAGFTELQGNSTAR
- a CDS encoding TetR/AcrR family transcriptional regulator, whose protein sequence is MSWSKDPGRAERGYHHGNLKEALLQAALDLIAKKGPAGFTFADAARLAGVSPAAPYRHFRDRDELLSSIAQRGFEQFEAMLTSAWDDGRPDTVTAFERVGKAYLAFAREEPAFYSAMFESGLPVDLNPALLAASERAFAVIRAAAERLAALAPPGTPRPPAMMMALHIWSMSHGVASLFARGDAARRKLPMSAEDLLEAEVLIYLRGLGFQTGGRTAEPKDPADQKSAAAPVAGPWGTPK